In Deinococcus yavapaiensis KR-236, a genomic segment contains:
- the hspR gene encoding heat shock protein transcriptional repressor HspR, fused homodimer type, whose translation ELVDMHPQTLRLYERKGLIRPGRSSGKTRLYSERDIEHLREIRRLTQELGVNLAGVEEVMRLQHELDDLQDQFEGEIERLEGELQERILRERALGNGPESADPLDRPVYVISIAAQLVDMHPQTLRLYERKGLIRPGRSSGKTRLYSERDIEHLREIRRLTQELGVNLAGVEEIMRLRHQLDSARGRMEGAIERLQSDLTDRMTQWRALPADVPEGDAEDTVSS comes from the coding sequence TCGTGGACATGCATCCCCAGACGTTGCGGTTGTACGAACGCAAGGGACTGATCCGCCCCGGACGGTCGAGCGGCAAGACCCGCCTGTACTCGGAGCGCGACATCGAGCACCTGCGTGAAATCCGCCGTCTCACCCAAGAACTCGGCGTCAACCTCGCCGGCGTCGAGGAAGTCATGCGCCTTCAGCACGAACTCGACGACTTGCAAGACCAATTCGAAGGCGAAATCGAGCGCCTCGAGGGTGAACTGCAAGAGCGCATCCTGCGCGAGCGCGCCCTCGGCAACGGTCCCGAATCCGCCGATCCGCTCGATCGCCCCGTGTACGTCATCTCCATCGCCGCGCAACTCGTGGACATGCATCCCCAGACGTTGCGGTTGTACGAACGCAAGGGACTGATCCGCCCCGGACGGTCGAGCGGCAAGACCCGCCTGTACTCGGAGCGCGACATCGAGCACCTGCGTGAAATCCGCCGTCTCACCCAAGAACTTGGCGTCAACCTCGCCGGCGTCGAGGAAATCATGCGCCTTCGTCATCAACTCGACTCGGCGCGCGGCCGCATGGAAGGCGCCATCGAGCGTCTGCAAAGCGACCTCACGGACCGCATGACGCAGTGGCGAGCCCTGCCCGCCGACGTTCCCGAAGGCGACGCGGAAGACACCGTCTCGTCCTGA
- a CDS encoding metallophosphoesterase, with amino-acid sequence MTTLTRALWVVGDVHGELSKLQGLLHGAGLVDEAGFWVGGVNVLVSVGDLVDRGPDGVGVVEYLMRLEHEAAAAGGRVYVLLGNHEPLLIGAYTFGSEWRDVRGRSFLERWRLNRGQTSDLQRLQPRHLEWLRKRPGVVRLGPYLFLHADTDAYLRYGRDLQSVNVALWNTLGSNDPIVLDALVRDLSERGVFMEEGGSSRALTMLATYGGERLVHGHTPISYVLSVEPQLVHSPLLYAEGTCLNVDGGLAYHRSAGFLVRLGKSGIDKIVKPKLDRTVGRPS; translated from the coding sequence GTGACGACGCTCACGCGCGCCTTGTGGGTCGTCGGGGACGTTCACGGCGAGCTTTCGAAGCTTCAAGGCCTTCTGCACGGCGCCGGCCTCGTCGACGAGGCCGGTTTCTGGGTGGGCGGCGTGAACGTCCTCGTGTCCGTCGGCGACCTCGTCGATCGCGGTCCGGACGGCGTGGGCGTCGTCGAGTACCTCATGCGCCTCGAGCATGAAGCGGCGGCGGCGGGCGGACGCGTGTACGTCCTGCTTGGAAACCACGAGCCTTTGCTGATCGGCGCGTACACGTTCGGCAGCGAATGGCGAGACGTCCGCGGGCGATCGTTCCTGGAGCGCTGGCGCCTCAACCGCGGGCAGACGAGCGACTTGCAGCGTCTGCAACCTCGCCACCTGGAGTGGCTGCGCAAGCGTCCCGGCGTGGTGCGGCTCGGGCCGTACCTCTTCTTGCACGCCGACACCGACGCGTACCTGCGCTACGGACGCGACCTTCAAAGCGTCAACGTCGCCTTGTGGAACACCCTCGGCTCGAACGACCCCATCGTCCTCGACGCGCTCGTACGCGACCTTTCCGAGCGCGGAGTGTTCATGGAGGAAGGCGGGTCGAGCCGCGCGCTCACCATGCTCGCCACGTACGGCGGCGAGCGCCTCGTACACGGCCACACGCCGATCTCGTACGTCCTGTCGGTCGAGCCGCAACTCGTGCACAGCCCCCTGCTGTACGCCGAGGGAACGTGCCTCAACGTCGACGGCGGCCTCGCGTACCATCGCAGCGCCGGCTTCCTCGTGCGGCTCGGCAAAAGCGGCATCGACAAGATCGTCAAGCCGAAATTGGACCGCACCGTGGGCCGCCCCAGCTGA